In Oncorhynchus kisutch isolate 150728-3 linkage group LG5, Okis_V2, whole genome shotgun sequence, a genomic segment contains:
- the LOC109890802 gene encoding calcium/calmodulin-dependent protein kinase II inhibitor 2-like, translating into MSEVLQDEMSHYGNEDDEGHLSFTCRLQDTNNFFSGSQGGKRPPKLGQIGRSKRVVEDESGVDEAQKNGTEKTQTEA; encoded by the exons ATGTCGGAAGTACTACAAGACGAAATGAGTCATTATGGAAATGAGGACGATGAGGGACACCTTTCCTTCACCTGTCGCCTCCAAGACACCAACAACTTCTTCAGCGGATCGCAGGGGGGCAAACGCCCGCCCAAACTTGGACAGATAGGCAGAAGCAAACGAG TCGTCGAGGATGAGAGCGGCGTTGACGAGGCGCAGAAAAACGGGACAGAGAAAACACAGACGGAGGCTTAA